In Necator americanus strain Aroian chromosome IV, whole genome shotgun sequence, the following proteins share a genomic window:
- a CDS encoding hypothetical protein (NECATOR_CHRIV.G16470.T1): MRIFVVATILALSFISVANTSGRALRNNLRPYVLRSKLQPQLSRNGLSRSGLENPKIQISGKRLKYGVDIVKKEVLPSEVRDAPISVRKCAAPGPDRIRPEHLKNLPLVLINTLAGRST; this comes from the exons ATGAGAATCTTTGTCGTCGCGACAATTCTGGCTCTATCCTTCATCTCCGTTGCCAACACAAG TGGTCGCGCACTTCGAAACAATTTGCGGCCATATGTTCTACGAAGTAAAT TGCAGCCCCAACTGTCAAGGAATGGATTGTCGCGAAGTGGATTAGAAAACCCAAAAATTCAGATTTCTGGCAAGCGGCTAAAATATGGTGTTGacatcgtaaaaaaag aggttcttccGTCCGAAGTACGCGATGCTCCCATTTCGGTAAGGAAATGTGCAGCACCTGGTCCCGatagaataagaccagaacacctgaagaaccttccgcttGTACTCATCAATACCCTGGCGGGAAGATCCACGTGA
- a CDS encoding hypothetical protein (NECATOR_CHRIV.G16471.T1) — MNYLLLPTGKSTSIRRNSRLKAGNKKLEDEPCSGRATAKLKNLAEQHPYEGVRYFAASLGCLLSTVSNGMRSRSGEKAWSVAPPCIERRQPPKTPKPLHSAALQKPQIRLVYCAQLQRLADKIRKEQSKVDNVRMLHDNARPHIAKKTSQKILELRWEVLPHPPYSPDLAPSDYHLFRSLQHHFEEKRYTDRDHLENNLRAFFASKSPEFYVMKFLVVATALVLSFIAVANASYWRYAHSGNSAK; from the exons CGCTtgaaagccggaaacaagaaactcgaagatgagccttgCTCTGGTCGAGCGACTGcaaaactgaagaatctggcggagcagcatccatatgaaggtgtgcgatattttgctgccagtcttggctgtttgctgtccaccgtgagcaatggaaTGCGATCTCGGAGTGGTGAAAAAGCTTGGTCAGTGGCTCCCCCGTGTATTGAGCGACgacaaccgccaaagacgcctaAACCTCTGCACTCCGCTGCTCTTCAGAAGCCACAAATTCGACTG gtctactgcgctcaactgcaaagactggccgacaagatccgcaaggagcaatCGAAGGTCGACAACGTTCGAATGCTacacgataacgcgcgccctcacatcgcaaagaagacttcccagaaaattctggagctcagatgggaagttctaccgcacccaccgtacagcccggacctggccccgagcgactaccacctcttccgttcgcttcagcatcacttcgaagagaagcgctacactgatcgtgaccacctcgaaaataaCCTTCGagcattcttcgcctccaagtcgccggagttctacgtA ATGAAATTCCTTGTCGTCGCGACAGCTCTGGTCCTATCGTTCATCGCTGTTGCCAACGCAAG CTACTGGCGTTATGCTCATTCTGGCAACTCTGCTAAATAA